In a single window of the Mucilaginibacter defluvii genome:
- a CDS encoding bifunctional (p)ppGpp synthetase/guanosine-3',5'-bis(diphosphate) 3'-pyrophosphohydrolase, whose amino-acid sequence MKDLVIDLEAEKKEILKRYRALLRASKSTLQKGDKRMIRKAFDMALESHKDMRRKSGEPYIYHPIAVAQIAAEEIGLGTTSIVCALLHDVVEDTDVQLDDIEREFGKKVAKIIDGLTKISGVFDTNSSLQAENFRKMLLTLADDVRVILIKLADRLHNMRTMEFMPRDKQLKLSSETVYLYAPLAHRLGLYAIKSELEDLSMKYMEKDTYQLIKRKLNEKKAEREKFIRDFIEPLKRTLESQGLQADVFGRPKSIHSIWNKMKKKSIPFEEVYDLFAIRIILDSPPESEKSDSWKAYSIVTDLYRPNPDRLRDWISSPKANGYESLHTTVMGPRGQWVEVQIRTTRMNEIAEKGFAAHWKYKESSSDSGLDQWVTKVRELLKNPDSNALDFIDDFKMNLFSDEIFIFTPKGALIQLPLNATALDFAFEIHTDVGASCIGAKVNHKLVPLNYKLQNGDQVEIITSSKQTPKEDWLNFVVTAKAKAKIKSALKEEKRKIAEDGKEILERKLKSLKITYNSDNLHKLSYFFKLQSTQDLFYNVAKGVIDMKDLKEYQASEKIIENKPQDKIEADQVQNLIKSIKAKDSDMLLIGEDMQKIDYKLANCCNPIPGDDVFGFITVSEGIKIHRTNCPNAAKLMANYGYRIVKARWTNQQELAFLTGLRIRGIDDVGLINKLTTVISNDFKVNMRSITVDSDNGIFEGSIMVYVNDTQHLEDLVKKLKQVRGVTSVDRFDSAVEKAAG is encoded by the coding sequence ATGAAAGATTTGGTGATTGACCTGGAAGCTGAGAAAAAAGAGATACTAAAACGTTACCGGGCGTTGCTGCGTGCCAGCAAGTCAACCCTGCAAAAGGGTGATAAGCGCATGATACGCAAGGCCTTTGATATGGCTTTGGAAAGCCATAAAGATATGCGCCGCAAATCAGGCGAGCCATATATATATCATCCTATCGCGGTAGCGCAAATAGCTGCCGAAGAGATCGGCCTGGGCACTACGTCAATTGTATGCGCGCTGCTGCACGACGTGGTTGAAGATACTGATGTACAACTGGATGACATTGAGCGTGAGTTTGGTAAAAAGGTAGCCAAGATAATTGACGGGCTGACCAAAATATCGGGCGTTTTTGACACCAACAGCTCACTGCAGGCCGAGAACTTCCGTAAAATGCTGCTTACCCTGGCCGATGACGTACGGGTAATATTGATAAAGCTGGCCGACAGGCTGCACAACATGCGTACCATGGAGTTTATGCCGCGCGACAAGCAGCTTAAGCTATCATCAGAAACTGTATACCTGTATGCACCCTTAGCGCACCGCCTGGGTTTATATGCTATAAAATCTGAACTGGAAGATCTCTCCATGAAATACATGGAGAAGGATACCTACCAGCTCATTAAGCGTAAGCTAAACGAGAAGAAGGCCGAGCGCGAAAAATTTATTCGTGACTTTATTGAACCGCTTAAACGTACATTAGAAAGCCAGGGGTTACAGGCAGACGTTTTTGGCCGGCCAAAATCCATCCATTCCATTTGGAATAAGATGAAAAAGAAATCGATACCTTTTGAGGAGGTATATGATTTATTCGCTATTCGTATCATTTTGGATAGTCCGCCGGAAAGTGAGAAGTCCGATTCGTGGAAGGCCTATTCCATCGTGACTGATCTGTACCGCCCTAACCCTGACCGGTTGCGCGACTGGATATCATCGCCAAAGGCAAACGGTTACGAGTCGTTACATACCACGGTAATGGGGCCGCGAGGCCAATGGGTGGAAGTACAGATCCGTACTACCCGCATGAACGAGATTGCCGAAAAGGGTTTTGCCGCGCACTGGAAATACAAGGAATCGAGCAGCGACAGCGGGCTCGACCAATGGGTAACAAAAGTGCGGGAGCTGTTAAAGAATCCTGACTCGAACGCGCTTGACTTTATTGACGATTTCAAGATGAACCTCTTTTCGGACGAGATTTTCATCTTTACTCCGAAAGGCGCGTTGATACAATTGCCGCTTAACGCTACCGCCCTCGATTTTGCTTTTGAGATACATACCGATGTAGGCGCAAGCTGTATCGGCGCAAAGGTGAACCATAAGCTGGTGCCGCTTAACTACAAACTCCAAAACGGCGATCAGGTGGAGATCATTACCTCCAGTAAGCAAACCCCGAAAGAGGACTGGCTCAACTTTGTGGTTACCGCAAAGGCTAAAGCCAAGATCAAATCAGCCTTAAAAGAAGAAAAACGTAAGATTGCCGAGGATGGCAAGGAGATACTGGAGCGGAAGCTGAAATCGCTCAAGATCACTTACAACTCTGACAACCTGCATAAACTGAGCTATTTTTTCAAGCTACAATCAACCCAAGATCTTTTTTATAATGTAGCCAAGGGGGTTATTGACATGAAGGACCTGAAGGAATACCAGGCATCAGAAAAAATAATTGAGAATAAACCGCAGGATAAAATAGAAGCCGACCAGGTACAAAACCTGATCAAAAGCATCAAGGCCAAGGACAGCGACATGCTGCTGATTGGCGAGGATATGCAGAAGATTGACTATAAACTCGCTAATTGCTGCAACCCTATCCCCGGCGATGACGTGTTTGGTTTCATTACCGTGAGTGAGGGCATAAAGATACACCGTACCAACTGCCCTAACGCGGCAAAGCTAATGGCCAATTACGGCTACCGTATTGTGAAAGCACGTTGGACAAATCAGCAGGAGTTGGCATTTTTAACCGGCTTGCGCATACGTGGTATTGATGATGTCGGGCTGATCAATAAGCTGACAACCGTAATATCAAACGACTTTAAAGTAAACATGCGTTCTATCACGGTGGATAGCGACAACGGTATTTTTGAAGGCTCGATAATGGTTTACGTGAATGACACACAGCACCTGGAAGACCTGGTTAAAAAGCTGAAACAGGTACGGGGCGTAACGTCCGTTGACCGCTTTGATTCGGCAGTTGAGAAAGCGGCAGGATAG
- the bshB1 gene encoding bacillithiol biosynthesis deacetylase BshB1, translating to MLKLDILVLSVHPDDAELGCAGVLLKHIAMGKKAGIVDLTLGELGTRGTPEIRAAEAAASAEILGLAVRENLEIPDGFFENTKPYQLKVIEAIRKYQPEIIITNAYHDRHPDHGRANQLVESSVFLSGLRRIETFNEGKLQDVWRPNLLLHFIQDRYIQPDIVIDITEHWNKKIESVLAFGSQFHNPDWDPNEPQTYISSPDFIKVVEARALEFGKNIGVKYAEGFTSTKILGVDNLFNLR from the coding sequence ATGTTAAAATTAGATATACTGGTATTGTCTGTACATCCTGACGATGCCGAATTGGGTTGTGCCGGGGTTTTGCTTAAGCACATCGCCATGGGTAAAAAAGCAGGCATTGTTGATTTAACCCTTGGCGAACTGGGTACCCGCGGCACGCCGGAAATACGCGCGGCGGAAGCCGCGGCATCAGCCGAAATTCTGGGGCTCGCGGTACGCGAAAACCTGGAGATACCCGACGGTTTTTTTGAGAATACCAAGCCTTACCAATTAAAGGTTATAGAGGCCATACGTAAATATCAGCCGGAGATTATCATCACCAACGCTTATCATGACCGTCATCCGGACCATGGGCGTGCCAATCAATTGGTGGAGTCGTCAGTGTTTTTGTCAGGGCTGCGCCGCATTGAGACTTTTAACGAGGGAAAACTGCAGGATGTATGGCGCCCGAATTTATTACTACACTTTATACAGGACAGGTACATTCAGCCGGATATTGTGATTGATATTACCGAACACTGGAATAAAAAGATTGAAAGTGTGCTGGCGTTCGGTTCGCAGTTCCATAACCCGGACTGGGACCCTAATGAACCGCAAACCTATATTTCATCGCCCGATTTTATAAAGGTAGTTGAGGCCCGCGCTTTGGAGTTTGGTAAAAACATTGGGGTTAAATACGCCGAAGGATTTACCTCGACAAAGATATTGGGCGTTGATAACTTGTTCAACTTACGTTAA
- a CDS encoding ABC transporter permease has product MNFSSFIAGRITFKSKRTFSKLIVRIAVVGIMLGLGVMILSIAIVKGFKQEIREKIRGFAGDMQVVKFDLNNSYENSPFVKDDHFVKQVLQDKQIVSIKPFATKPAIIKANDEIEGIVLKGVDKTYDWKVFAKTLLEGKYIDFSDSTKANEQVMISRHTADRLKLKAGDDILMYFVQEPLRKRKLTISGIYSSGVDEVDKTFVIGSLPLIQRLNNWEANEIGGYEVRVADFDKLSQADTYMDTVIPVRLKSYTIQQNYPTIFEWLQLLDVNARVMLILMLIVAVINMISALLIMILERTSMIGMLKALGATNWRIQKIFLYNAFYLIGLGLILGNLFGVGLGLFQHQTHFFKLDPASYYMAFVPVQINWLDVVLLNAGTLVVCLLVLLIPSALVSKILPVKAIRFK; this is encoded by the coding sequence TTGAATTTTTCGTCGTTTATTGCCGGCCGTATTACCTTTAAATCAAAACGTACGTTCTCAAAACTGATCGTTCGGATTGCCGTGGTAGGCATTATGCTGGGCCTTGGCGTAATGATACTCTCCATTGCCATTGTAAAAGGCTTTAAGCAGGAGATACGCGAAAAAATCCGCGGCTTTGCCGGGGATATGCAGGTAGTTAAGTTCGACCTGAACAACTCGTACGAAAATTCGCCCTTTGTAAAGGATGATCACTTTGTTAAGCAAGTGTTACAGGATAAACAAATCGTCAGCATTAAACCGTTTGCCACCAAACCGGCCATTATAAAGGCGAATGATGAGATTGAGGGAATAGTGCTGAAGGGCGTTGATAAAACGTATGACTGGAAAGTATTTGCCAAAACTCTACTGGAGGGTAAATACATTGATTTTAGCGACTCGACTAAGGCAAACGAGCAGGTAATGATATCGCGCCATACGGCCGACAGGCTTAAGCTTAAGGCCGGCGATGATATACTGATGTATTTTGTACAGGAGCCGCTACGCAAGCGCAAGCTAACCATAAGCGGTATTTACAGCTCAGGCGTTGACGAGGTTGATAAAACTTTTGTGATAGGCAGCCTGCCGCTCATTCAGCGTTTAAACAACTGGGAAGCTAATGAAATTGGCGGTTATGAAGTTCGTGTAGCGGATTTTGATAAGCTGAGCCAGGCCGACACTTACATGGATACGGTAATACCTGTTCGCCTTAAATCATATACCATACAGCAAAACTATCCTACTATATTCGAGTGGCTGCAGTTGCTTGATGTTAATGCCCGTGTGATGCTAATACTGATGCTGATCGTAGCTGTTATCAATATGATCTCGGCTTTGCTGATCATGATCCTGGAGCGAACCTCGATGATTGGTATGCTAAAAGCGCTGGGGGCGACAAACTGGCGCATACAAAAAATATTCTTGTACAACGCGTTTTACCTCATTGGCCTTGGGTTGATATTAGGAAATTTATTTGGCGTTGGTTTAGGCCTCTTTCAACATCAAACCCATTTTTTTAAATTAGATCCTGCATCCTATTACATGGCCTTCGTACCCGTGCAAATAAACTGGCTCGATGTAGTTTTACTTAACGCCGGTACGCTGGTGGTTTGTTTATTGGTATTGCTTATACCATCAGCCCTGGTTAGCAAGATATTACCGGTTAAGGCTATCCGCTTTAAATAG
- a CDS encoding 1-aminocyclopropane-1-carboxylate deaminase/D-cysteine desulfhydrase: MDLEIFSPLEQINLPLFTAHGVQVYIKRDDLIHPLISGNKWRKLKYLLKKAEAEGKRHLVTFGGAYSNHLLATAAAAAKFGLKATGFVRGEEVQNNTLFLCRLHGMQLIFTNRESYRDKATLFDLHFAEDSDAFFIDEGGASPEAALGCTELVDELPFAFDHIFCACGTGTTAAGIINGLHKNQLNTEFHAIPALKNGAFLRDEIDQYLVQPHPYQLHTQYHFGGYAKTTPELIDFIKMFTASTGVLIEPVYTGKMLYALFDMIKRGEFATGSRILVVHTGGIMGLFGMADKF; encoded by the coding sequence ATGGATTTGGAGATATTTAGTCCGTTAGAGCAAATAAACCTGCCTTTATTTACAGCGCATGGCGTACAGGTGTATATCAAGCGCGACGACCTGATCCATCCGCTGATATCAGGCAATAAATGGCGCAAGCTCAAATATCTGTTAAAAAAGGCAGAGGCCGAAGGCAAGAGACACCTGGTTACTTTTGGCGGAGCCTACTCCAACCACCTGCTGGCTACAGCCGCAGCAGCCGCTAAGTTCGGCTTAAAAGCTACCGGGTTTGTGCGGGGCGAGGAAGTGCAGAACAATACGCTGTTTCTATGCCGTTTACATGGTATGCAACTTATATTTACCAACCGTGAAAGCTATCGTGACAAGGCCACGCTGTTTGATTTACACTTTGCCGAAGACAGTGATGCGTTTTTTATTGACGAAGGCGGCGCCTCCCCTGAGGCCGCATTAGGATGCACCGAACTGGTTGATGAACTACCGTTTGCGTTCGACCATATATTTTGCGCCTGCGGAACCGGAACCACAGCAGCGGGTATAATCAACGGGTTACATAAAAATCAGCTAAATACCGAATTTCATGCCATACCCGCATTGAAGAACGGAGCTTTTTTAAGGGATGAAATTGATCAATATCTTGTCCAACCGCACCCCTATCAATTGCATACGCAATATCATTTTGGCGGCTACGCCAAAACCACACCGGAGCTGATTGACTTTATCAAAATGTTTACCGCCTCAACCGGTGTTTTGATTGAGCCGGTGTATACCGGCAAGATGCTATACGCTTTATTTGACATGATAAAGCGCGGCGAGTTTGCCACGGGCAGCCGTATACTTGTGGTACACACCGGCGGCATAATGGGTCTTTTTGGCATGGCCGATAAATTTTAA
- a CDS encoding aminotransferase class IV, with protein MPLYINFNGEIVPADSKLLTTANRGYRYGDGLFESMRMMKGKLKFTDLHADRLQRGMKALKIDGYSQTDAWFLKTKAEELATRNKAKHARLRLTVYRDADGLYTPSQNKMGYSLELQPMDEPRYFLNEKGLIMDVFTELPKPSNYLSGIKTCNSLIYVMAGIYKEQNRLDDVFLLNQNGYLCEASSSNIFIWYNNHLYTPALSEGCVEGVMRQVIINVAKANNIGVTEAQINPEILYEADEVFLTNAARGIQSVMGFGVKRYFNRLSKGLLDELNKL; from the coding sequence ATGCCTTTGTATATCAATTTTAATGGCGAAATTGTACCTGCCGACTCCAAATTGCTAACTACTGCCAACCGTGGCTACCGTTACGGGGATGGTTTGTTTGAGAGTATGCGCATGATGAAGGGTAAACTCAAATTTACCGATCTGCATGCCGACCGCTTGCAGCGCGGTATGAAGGCGCTTAAGATTGACGGCTACTCGCAAACCGATGCCTGGTTCCTGAAAACTAAAGCCGAAGAACTGGCCACTCGCAATAAGGCCAAGCATGCGCGTTTAAGGTTAACCGTTTATCGCGATGCGGATGGTTTATATACACCCTCGCAAAATAAAATGGGTTACAGCCTTGAGTTACAGCCTATGGATGAGCCCCGTTATTTTTTAAACGAGAAGGGCCTTATTATGGATGTATTTACTGAGCTGCCCAAGCCTTCAAATTACTTGTCCGGCATAAAAACCTGTAACTCGCTGATATACGTTATGGCGGGTATTTATAAGGAGCAAAACCGTTTGGATGATGTGTTTTTGCTCAACCAAAATGGTTATCTCTGCGAAGCCAGCAGCTCTAATATCTTCATTTGGTATAACAACCATTTGTACACACCTGCTTTAAGCGAAGGATGTGTTGAAGGGGTAATGCGTCAGGTAATTATCAATGTGGCTAAGGCAAACAATATCGGCGTTACCGAGGCGCAGATAAACCCTGAGATTTTATACGAAGCCGATGAGGTTTTTTTAACCAACGCCGCACGTGGCATACAGTCGGTTATGGGTTTTGGTGTAAAGCGCTATTTTAACCGCCTGAGCAAAGGTTTGCTTGACGAACTGAATAAACTTTAG
- a CDS encoding RluA family pseudouridine synthase encodes MAEDIELIEQEEQDLYEHLRIVVDKGQSLLRIDKFLMHRVENASRNRIQNAIDLGNVLVNDKAIKSSYKVKPLDVISVVLPHPPRDTEVYPEDLPINIVYEDDDVLIVNKEPGMVVHPGYNNYTGTLVNALVHHFQQLPTMPGNDGRPGLIHRIDKDTSGLLVISKNERSMNYLAKQFFDHTITRKYIALVWGDIAEDGTVTGYIGRSHSDRRVMDVYDTEEKGKWSVTHYRVLERLGYVTLIECQLETGRTHQIRAHMKHIGHPLFSDATYGGDKILKGTVFTKYKQFVENCFEMMPRQALHAQTLGFKHPTQKKYVGFEAALPTDFESVLQKWRKYANTNNQNQD; translated from the coding sequence ATGGCCGAGGATATAGAACTGATAGAACAAGAAGAGCAGGATTTGTACGAACACCTGCGCATTGTGGTTGACAAGGGTCAATCGCTATTGCGTATTGATAAGTTTTTGATGCACAGGGTAGAGAACGCATCCCGTAACCGCATACAAAACGCTATCGATCTGGGTAATGTGCTGGTTAATGATAAAGCCATAAAATCGAGCTATAAAGTAAAGCCGCTTGATGTAATATCTGTTGTGCTGCCGCATCCGCCGCGCGATACCGAGGTTTACCCGGAAGATTTACCGATCAACATCGTTTACGAGGATGATGATGTGCTGATTGTAAACAAAGAACCCGGTATGGTAGTGCACCCCGGATATAATAACTACACCGGTACGCTGGTTAACGCGCTGGTACACCACTTTCAGCAATTGCCAACTATGCCGGGCAATGATGGCCGCCCCGGATTGATCCACCGTATTGATAAGGATACGTCGGGTTTGCTTGTGATCAGTAAGAACGAGCGGTCAATGAATTACCTGGCCAAACAGTTTTTTGATCATACTATTACCCGTAAATATATTGCCTTGGTATGGGGAGATATTGCCGAGGATGGCACAGTTACGGGCTACATAGGCCGCAGCCATAGCGACAGGCGGGTGATGGATGTTTATGATACAGAAGAGAAAGGTAAATGGTCTGTTACGCATTACCGCGTATTAGAGCGTTTAGGTTATGTTACACTGATTGAATGCCAGCTGGAAACCGGCCGCACGCACCAGATACGCGCGCACATGAAACACATAGGACACCCACTCTTTAGTGATGCTACCTATGGCGGCGATAAAATTTTAAAAGGTACTGTTTTTACCAAATACAAGCAGTTTGTTGAGAACTGCTTTGAGATGATGCCGCGGCAAGCCCTGCATGCCCAAACATTGGGATTTAAGCATCCAACACAAAAAAAATATGTAGGGTTTGAGGCCGCTTTGCCTACTGATTTTGAGTCGGTTTTGCAAAAATGGCGCAAGTATGCCAACACTAATAACCAAAATCAGGACTAA
- a CDS encoding glutathione peroxidase, which translates to MTENTIYQYDIPKLNGDQINLSAFKNKVLLIVNTASQCGFTPQLKDLAALKEEFTGKDFEILAFPSNDFGSQEPLEGEALKQFCEVNIPNYMVFDKLRVRGPYAHPLFKFLADKKQNGVVGSTPKWNFHKYLIDRTGRVVDFFYPFTSPTSSKIRKKITRLLEAGSK; encoded by the coding sequence ATGACCGAAAATACGATCTACCAATATGATATTCCGAAGCTGAACGGCGATCAAATCAATCTCTCAGCCTTTAAAAATAAGGTTTTACTGATCGTTAACACCGCTTCGCAGTGTGGTTTTACGCCTCAACTTAAGGATCTGGCCGCGCTGAAGGAAGAGTTTACCGGTAAAGACTTTGAAATTCTGGCTTTTCCTTCAAATGATTTCGGCAGCCAGGAGCCACTGGAGGGCGAAGCGCTGAAGCAGTTTTGTGAAGTGAACATCCCCAACTACATGGTTTTTGATAAGCTGCGGGTGCGCGGGCCTTACGCTCATCCGTTATTCAAGTTTCTGGCAGATAAAAAACAGAACGGTGTAGTGGGCTCAACCCCGAAATGGAATTTTCATAAATACCTGATAGACCGTACCGGCAGGGTGGTTGATTTCTTTTATCCTTTTACCAGCCCAACATCATCCAAAATCCGCAAAAAAATAACCCGGTTGTTAGAGGCCGGCAGCAAATAG
- a CDS encoding DUF4294 domain-containing protein yields MKFIGLILSCFCCLPMLASAQADSAKPQMVIGKNDTIKTYLTEKDGQLIPWIVLADVKIVDTRIFASEEDRLKYKRLRYNVMKVMPYARYAGERYRQLQRDIALTSDKKKQKELVKACEKQIKDLFNREIKNMTISQGEVLIKLIDRETGNSSYAMLKELKGGLNAFMMQSVARLFGHNLKQEYDPEVERDIEEIIRTSGYDRAYY; encoded by the coding sequence ATGAAATTTATCGGTTTAATACTGTCATGCTTTTGTTGTTTGCCTATGCTGGCGTCGGCGCAGGCAGATAGTGCTAAACCACAAATGGTGATTGGCAAAAATGATACCATCAAAACTTATCTGACCGAGAAAGACGGACAGCTTATCCCCTGGATAGTTTTAGCCGACGTTAAGATAGTTGATACCCGCATTTTTGCCAGCGAAGAGGACAGGCTGAAGTATAAGCGCTTACGCTATAACGTAATGAAGGTGATGCCTTACGCCCGCTACGCGGGCGAACGTTACAGGCAGTTACAACGAGACATCGCGCTTACATCCGACAAGAAGAAACAAAAGGAACTGGTTAAAGCTTGCGAAAAGCAAATTAAGGATTTGTTTAACCGCGAGATCAAGAACATGACAATCAGTCAGGGTGAGGTGCTCATTAAACTTATTGACCGCGAAACAGGTAACAGTAGTTACGCGATGCTTAAGGAGTTGAAAGGCGGACTTAACGCATTCATGATGCAATCAGTAGCCCGGCTGTTTGGCCATAATTTAAAACAAGAGTACGACCCTGAAGTTGAGCGCGATATAGAAGAGATCATCCGAACATCCGGATACGACAGGGCTTATTATTAA
- the lat gene encoding L-lysine 6-transaminase: MYHLNVAPKNVHNVLAKHILADGFDLTFDMEKSKGVYIFDSKNQRTLLDFFSCFASIPLGYNHPKMLNDEEFKKNLLLAALINPSNSDIYTEQYAQFVETFARVGIPDYLPHAFFISGGALAIENALKVAMDWKVQKNFAKGYTQEKGHKVLHFEHAFHGRSGYTLSLTNTQAVKTKWFAKFDWPRVSFPYVEYPLTDANYDALLKREAASMEQIKKAFADNKDDICAIIVEPVQAEGGDNHMRKEFAGQLRQLANEHEALLIYDEVQTGVGLSGKFWCHEHFGENARPDIIAFGKKMQVCGILAGKRVDEVEHNTFNTSSRLNSTWGGSLTDMVRASKILDIIAEDDLCNQAAQMGSYLQTKLTEIAGKRSVISNIRGKGLLSAFDFPDQETRNNFLQEGLNRDVMFLGCGERTIRFRPSLIIQQADIDKGLNVLDEICGVL, from the coding sequence ATGTACCATTTAAATGTAGCCCCTAAAAACGTGCACAACGTTTTGGCCAAACATATTTTAGCCGACGGATTTGACCTTACTTTCGATATGGAAAAAAGTAAGGGTGTTTACATTTTCGATTCAAAAAATCAACGTACCCTGCTCGACTTTTTTTCGTGCTTCGCGTCCATCCCCCTGGGGTACAACCACCCTAAAATGCTCAACGACGAGGAGTTTAAAAAAAACCTGCTTTTAGCGGCACTCATCAACCCGTCAAACTCTGATATATATACCGAACAATATGCGCAGTTTGTAGAGACCTTTGCTCGCGTTGGCATACCTGATTACCTGCCGCATGCATTTTTTATATCGGGCGGCGCGCTGGCCATTGAAAACGCGCTGAAAGTGGCTATGGACTGGAAAGTGCAGAAGAACTTTGCCAAGGGGTACACGCAGGAGAAAGGCCACAAGGTTTTGCATTTTGAACATGCTTTTCATGGCCGTTCCGGTTATACCCTGAGCTTAACCAATACGCAGGCAGTAAAAACCAAATGGTTTGCCAAGTTTGATTGGCCGCGGGTATCGTTCCCGTATGTGGAATACCCGCTAACCGATGCTAATTATGATGCCTTGCTTAAACGCGAGGCCGCTTCGATGGAACAGATAAAAAAAGCATTCGCGGATAATAAGGATGATATTTGCGCTATTATAGTTGAGCCTGTGCAAGCCGAAGGAGGCGACAACCACATGCGCAAGGAATTTGCCGGGCAACTGCGGCAACTGGCCAACGAGCATGAGGCTTTATTGATATATGACGAAGTACAAACCGGTGTAGGCCTGAGCGGAAAATTCTGGTGCCACGAACACTTCGGCGAAAACGCCCGCCCTGATATAATTGCCTTTGGTAAAAAAATGCAGGTATGCGGCATACTGGCCGGTAAACGCGTTGACGAGGTAGAACATAATACTTTTAATACATCATCACGCCTGAATTCCACATGGGGCGGCAGCCTTACTGACATGGTGCGCGCCTCAAAAATATTGGATATCATTGCCGAAGATGATCTTTGTAACCAAGCGGCGCAAATGGGCAGTTATCTGCAAACCAAGCTGACAGAAATAGCCGGTAAAAGGAGCGTTATCAGTAACATCCGGGGTAAAGGTTTGTTATCGGCATTTGATTTTCCGGATCAGGAAACGCGTAACAATTTTTTACAGGAAGGCCTTAACCGGGATGTGATGTTTTTAGGCTGCGGCGAGCGTACCATCCGCTTCAGGCCATCACTGATTATACAGCAAGCCGACATTGATAAAGGGCTGAACGTGCTCGACGAAATATGCGGTGTATTATAA
- a CDS encoding DUF1343 domain-containing protein, translating into MITATIFLRLATTGMLLGATTCGQPVTESSKPAAKADTVAVKKEDAPAKIVTAADRTEAYIDQLKGKNVGMLINQTSIIGTNGKLTVDSLLKRGINVKKIFGPEHGFRGNAANGAKVGDEVDPSTGLPVVSLYGKHYKPTADDLKGINIMVFDIQDVGARFYTYISTLHYLMEACAENNIPLMVLDRPNPNGFVIDGPIMEPAYKSFVGMHPIPISHGMTMAEYAQMINGEKWLNNGVQCDLKIVKMEGYTHQSDYTLPVHPSPNLNTQQSILLYASTCLFEGTTFSLGRGTPFPFQVAGHPLLKGKFDFSFTPVSIPGVSDNPPQKGNTCYGIDLRNYNASVFKKTGKLNLNWLIDMYKAFPDKTKFFNAYFLKLVGTKVLQQQIAAGKTEDEIRATWEPGLSKFKQVRSKYLLYP; encoded by the coding sequence ATGATAACTGCCACTATATTTTTACGCTTAGCTACCACGGGCATGCTGCTGGGAGCTACAACATGCGGCCAACCGGTAACCGAAAGCTCAAAACCGGCTGCCAAAGCTGATACTGTTGCCGTTAAAAAAGAGGACGCTCCCGCAAAGATCGTTACCGCCGCAGATCGTACTGAGGCCTACATAGACCAGCTTAAGGGTAAAAATGTGGGCATGCTGATCAATCAAACATCGATAATTGGCACAAACGGCAAGTTAACCGTTGATAGTTTACTGAAAAGGGGCATCAACGTTAAAAAGATATTCGGGCCTGAGCATGGCTTTAGGGGAAATGCGGCCAATGGCGCCAAGGTAGGCGATGAGGTAGATCCATCTACAGGCTTACCCGTTGTTTCGTTATATGGCAAGCACTATAAGCCCACAGCGGATGACTTGAAAGGCATAAACATAATGGTATTTGATATACAGGACGTAGGCGCGCGCTTTTATACATACATATCAACCCTGCACTACCTGATGGAGGCCTGCGCCGAGAATAATATTCCGCTGATGGTGCTTGACAGGCCAAACCCCAACGGTTTTGTTATTGACGGGCCGATAATGGAGCCTGCCTATAAATCATTTGTCGGGATGCACCCGATACCCATCAGCCATGGCATGACGATGGCCGAGTACGCCCAAATGATCAACGGTGAAAAATGGCTTAACAACGGTGTACAATGCGATTTGAAGATTGTAAAAATGGAAGGCTATACCCACCAGTCGGATTATACCTTGCCAGTGCATCCATCGCCCAACTTAAATACGCAGCAATCCATTTTACTATACGCAAGTACCTGTTTATTTGAGGGTACTACCTTCAGTTTGGGCAGAGGCACGCCATTCCCTTTCCAGGTAGCCGGCCACCCGTTGCTCAAAGGCAAGTTTGATTTTTCGTTTACGCCGGTAAGCATTCCGGGAGTGAGTGATAATCCACCGCAAAAAGGCAATACCTGCTACGGTATCGATCTGCGAAATTATAATGCATCGGTGTTTAAAAAAACAGGCAAGCTGAACCTGAATTGGCTGATAGATATGTACAAGGCATTTCCGGATAAAACTAAATTCTTTAACGCCTATTTTTTAAAACTGGTAGGCACCAAGGTACTGCAACAACAAATAGCGGCTGGAAAAACTGAGGACGAAATAAGAGCCACCTGGGAGCCGGGTTTAAGCAAGTTTAAACAGGTACGTAGTAAATATCTCTTATATCCGTAA